The sequence CACTCCCCACACTCATCTTCACGTAACACATAACACGCTCTTTATCCCAAAAATCACGCCATCGCCGTGGAATACTCAAAATTCCTGCGTACATTATTTAATGTGTTTTCTGAGAATAAATCAATACCGCAGAATTATCTATACCCTTGTATGCGAACAGAGTTTATGGTCCCTTTGACAATTAGTAAAAATATTATGCACCTCAAAGTTGCATAAAGCATGCCAGAATGGCTGGCTTTGTGCACCTATTGGTGGAGTATGGTGCATATATAAATGAGTTACCAGCAAGCGTAAAGACAGTGCATACATCTACGGAAAGACAAGAACAAATTTGAATAACGACTCATGGAATTTTTAAAATGCAATTTATACATAGTAGGCAGCCGAGGAATTGGAAAGACATTTTTCAGGAGAGCACTAGATGAGTTTATTCACTTTGAAAAAAGACCGCCCTTGGACAAGTTTGATGGGCATGATTGGATTATACGAACAGAATATGGTCATGTAGAAGTTGAGATAAAAGAATACGGAAATTTTGATTTTCCTTATATTTTTTCTGAATCAAAGGATTCTTTTGAATCAAAGGAAGCCAAGAGCATTATTCTATACATTACTGGCGAGTATGAACGTAAGTTAGAGTTTTCTATTCCTCAAGAAGATATTGAACAGCTGAAAAACCTTTCAAGTAAGGCAACAATTATCGTTGCACCTACATTTAGACCTTATGAACTCGAAAAAAACATAAACTTAAATCCACTAAAAAAACTTGTTCCATTTGTTGAGTATTTTCTGCCCATACATGATTTTCATTTCAGAGAATATGAAGGCATGTCTCAAATAGCCTATGTACTAAGACAACTTTTAATAAATTCACATACTTCGTCTCTAAAACAAGCCAAAGAACGAATAAGAGAAAACTTTGAAACTAAAAACCCTACTTTAGATTTAGGAAACTTAGGTTTAACCAGCCTTAATGATATAAAAGAGTTATTTCAAAATACACACCTAAAAACGTTAATTCTGAGTAACGAGTGGGGTGAATATCATGACAGAAGTTGGGTAAGAAAGACTAGCAATAATAAACTTGAACCGAATATATTGTTTGGATTTCCAAAAGAGATTAACAACTTAAAGAATCTTGAAACTCTTATTGCTGGCGGTAATTGGAGAGATTCTAAAAGAAGAACAAGATACTATTTTTCAAATTGGCATATCACCGATATAAAACCTTTATCAAGTTTAAAGAGGTTATCCATATTGAATTTGAGTAATAATGAAATTGAAACATTAACACCTCTTTCAAATCTTTCGAGTCTATCAAAACTTTATTTAAACAACAACACAATAAATAGTTTCCCAAGTATTGATAAGTTTCCAAAGCTAAAAGAATTGTATCTAAGCAACAATCAACTTAAAAGCATTAATTTTTTATCTGCCCCAACAACAATTCAAACTGTTGATTTGCACTCAAATCAAATAACCGATTTAACTCCAATAAAAGAGTTAATATCTAAGATTGATATTAAAGATTCCAAGTGGGAAAGCAAAACTATTAGCATTGGGCGAAATCCGCTATCAATTCCACCAGCAGAAATTGTCGCTAAGGGAATGCAGAGTGTAATTGCATATTTTGCGCAACTTGAAGCTGAAAATGAAATTCAAATCAAACCTTTTAAAAATGCCGACATAAAACTCATTATGGTGGGTAATAGTAATGTTGGTAAATCAACTTTTGTTCATTGGCTGAAAAATGAAAAAGTAGATAAAACACTACCAACAACACATTGGTTGGATTTGGGAGTTTGGAATGCTAAAAGAGGTAGTAAAAATTATACTGTAAGAATTTTTGATTTCGGTGGTCAGGAATATTATCATGATACACATCATCTGTTTTTTACAAACAGAACAGCATATACGCTAATGTGGGATGGAGCTTCTAACCGTTTTGACGAATTAGAAATAAAACAAACACAAAGCGATGGTGAAAAAAAGGATGTGAAAATCGAGACTTTCCCTCTTGAATATTGGCTTGATTCCATTAGGTATCATACACAAAAAAGAAAGTTGTCTCAGATTGAGAAATCCATATCAAAGATTCTTGATGAACGAGACGAGCAGATTGAAGAATCTTTAAGAAATAAAACTGATTGGACAAAATCAGTAACTGCGTCCATAAACAAAGTGTCAGAAACCTTACAAGAAAAAGAAGAAGAGAATATATTGGTTTTACAAAACAAGGTAGATTCCAAGCAATTAAAGATTTTTCTTAATGAAGAAGAACTAAGTACTAATTATCCTAAGATATACGATTTTGAACAAATTTCGCTGTATAAAAATGAGAGGCTTGAAATATCAAAAAAGACTCTTTTTGACATTTTCGACAGTTTAGAAATTTTAAGCCGACAGTTCCTTGGCACATGGAACTACATAAAACAAGACATTGAAAAACAACAATTCAGTAAAAGTTTCTCAAGTGACGACTTTCTCAATTATTGTAATGATATTATTAAAAACTTGCCTGAGTTAAAAAGAAAATTAAATGCTCAACGCAAAAAAGTGCTTTTCTCATCAGTAGACTCTAAAGTTTTCGCCTCGTTTTTAGCTGACATTGGTTTATGCCTTTATTATCCTGAAAATAGTGAACTAAAGGAAAAGGTGTTTTTAAATCAAAATCAAATACTGAACGATTTAAATAATATTCTTCTTTCTATTAACAAAAAGACTGGAGCAATTAGTGAGCTTGAAATTGCAAGTACATTAGGTGAAAGTGAATCTAGTGATAAAGTGCAAGATGTAATCAATCTAATGCTTCATTTCAAAATTCTTTTTAGACATCCTATTGCAGACAAAAAATCTTTTATCGCACCGCTTTATTTACCACCAAATCCGCCAAAGAGCATCAAATTATTCCAATCTCTTTTTGAAAAACCAGTTTATCGCTTTAAATACGAAACGTTTATTCATAAAAGTGTAATACTGGACTTTTTTCATACTTATGGTTCTAAAGCATTAAGCGAAACGAGTGATGAGTCTTCATTTTATTTTTGGAAAAATGGCATTGTAATAAAGGACGAAAAAAGTAACGACATCATAATGGTGAAGTTTGATCCTTGGAACAACAAAAGCAAATGTGCTTCACTTAACATTTATGCAGTAAATGGTACAAACGATAAATTCGTTAAGACAATTGTAGATTATATTGATTCCATAAATGAAGGAATAAACGTCAAGAAGCTTGTTCCTAATGAATCTCATGAAGAATTTATACCACTAGATATTATTCATCAAAGCGAAAAAGAACAAAATCCAATATTTCACTTCAATAAGAAATATTACCGTTAACTTCATTCAAAAAGTATCTAAACTCACCTCTGAAAATGAAAAAAATATTCATCTCTTATTCTAAGCAAGATCTTAGATTGGTTAACAAGTTTATAGAACATCTTTCTGCATTACAGAGGGACGGAAAAGTTTCTCATTGGTATTGTAGTGAGTTGGAGGCTGGCTCTGTTTGGAATGACGAAATTCAAAAACATCTGGAAGAAGCCGACATCGCTTGCTTTATGGTAAGCCCAAATTTTATGAAAACCGACTATATCCATGAGCATGAAATTAAAAAGGCATTTGAGAGGAAAGATAAAGACCCGAATTTTAAAATAGTTCCAATTATATTAAATTTTTGCCGTTGGACAACTGTAAATAATGATTTAGGGAAATTTACCGCACTTCCATACACCGCAAAGCCCGTTATGGACTTCAAAAATCAGGATATGGCTTGGTACATCATAGAGGAGTGCTTGCGTTTAATGATTGACAATGACCTTAATCCAACAGGAGAAAATTTCTACAATAATCAAAAACTACCAACAGACGTTTTGAAAATTTATAATAGAATTGTGGAAGGTAAAGTTGATAATGATAACGTTTAAGCGGAATTAAAAAAGACAAAAAACCAAGGCAGACAAAGTGAAAACACGAAACGAAATGACAGAAACGCCAGCTGGAAACAGCACCTACAA comes from Chlorobium limicola DSM 245 and encodes:
- a CDS encoding leucine-rich repeat domain-containing protein; this translates as MEFLKCNLYIVGSRGIGKTFFRRALDEFIHFEKRPPLDKFDGHDWIIRTEYGHVEVEIKEYGNFDFPYIFSESKDSFESKEAKSIILYITGEYERKLEFSIPQEDIEQLKNLSSKATIIVAPTFRPYELEKNINLNPLKKLVPFVEYFLPIHDFHFREYEGMSQIAYVLRQLLINSHTSSLKQAKERIRENFETKNPTLDLGNLGLTSLNDIKELFQNTHLKTLILSNEWGEYHDRSWVRKTSNNKLEPNILFGFPKEINNLKNLETLIAGGNWRDSKRRTRYYFSNWHITDIKPLSSLKRLSILNLSNNEIETLTPLSNLSSLSKLYLNNNTINSFPSIDKFPKLKELYLSNNQLKSINFLSAPTTIQTVDLHSNQITDLTPIKELISKIDIKDSKWESKTISIGRNPLSIPPAEIVAKGMQSVIAYFAQLEAENEIQIKPFKNADIKLIMVGNSNVGKSTFVHWLKNEKVDKTLPTTHWLDLGVWNAKRGSKNYTVRIFDFGGQEYYHDTHHLFFTNRTAYTLMWDGASNRFDELEIKQTQSDGEKKDVKIETFPLEYWLDSIRYHTQKRKLSQIEKSISKILDERDEQIEESLRNKTDWTKSVTASINKVSETLQEKEEENILVLQNKVDSKQLKIFLNEEELSTNYPKIYDFEQISLYKNERLEISKKTLFDIFDSLEILSRQFLGTWNYIKQDIEKQQFSKSFSSDDFLNYCNDIIKNLPELKRKLNAQRKKVLFSSVDSKVFASFLADIGLCLYYPENSELKEKVFLNQNQILNDLNNILLSINKKTGAISELEIASTLGESESSDKVQDVINLMLHFKILFRHPIADKKSFIAPLYLPPNPPKSIKLFQSLFEKPVYRFKYETFIHKSVILDFFHTYGSKALSETSDESSFYFWKNGIVIKDEKSNDIIMVKFDPWNNKSKCASLNIYAVNGTNDKFVKTIVDYIDSINEGINVKKLVPNESHEEFIPLDIIHQSEKEQNPIFHFNKKYYR
- a CDS encoding TIR domain-containing protein, which encodes MKKIFISYSKQDLRLVNKFIEHLSALQRDGKVSHWYCSELEAGSVWNDEIQKHLEEADIACFMVSPNFMKTDYIHEHEIKKAFERKDKDPNFKIVPIILNFCRWTTVNNDLGKFTALPYTAKPVMDFKNQDMAWYIIEECLRLMIDNDLNPTGENFYNNQKLPTDVLKIYNRIVEGKVDNDNV